In the genome of Chloroflexota bacterium, one region contains:
- a CDS encoding amidohydrolase family protein, which translates to MHSTAFSTEAGTLTSAKRLVLTGVNIIDGNSPVPIANGSVVVGNGRITEVLDSGKSPDTRDARVLELDGAYLLPGLWDVHIHPEYPLPPGITVAQQTADFGAQLSRALMDGGVTSVRCAGAARYMDVAWRRVFDSGKMVGPRVFASGYFLTTTGGHFLTSGVARECDGPYGFVQAIREAIKNGVDHIKLNMSGGIMGPPWDLHKHSFLLQEELEAAFAICHLREFNVMAHATNPDTVKAAIRLGAHSIEHGYIQDDECIDLFQSSGVWYVPTLAISHLTNEQATCDIEREWLEHRQIAPDLQRRADAASDEHAKWFKRALDAGVRMALGSDIHPLSEAALLEMGLWVRDGATEWQAIQAATKNAAELCGVGDKLGTIEAGKLADLIVVAENPLDDITNARKLMLVVKDGRVVSDKRGLTVT; encoded by the coding sequence TTGCATTCGACCGCATTTTCGACGGAAGCTGGTACATTGACTAGCGCGAAACGGCTCGTCCTCACCGGCGTCAACATCATCGACGGCAATTCCCCTGTGCCGATTGCGAACGGCAGCGTTGTTGTCGGAAATGGACGAATCACGGAAGTCCTGGACTCTGGCAAGTCGCCCGATACTCGCGATGCGCGCGTTCTCGAACTGGACGGCGCGTATCTGCTGCCCGGCTTGTGGGATGTTCACATCCATCCGGAATATCCCCTGCCGCCGGGCATTACGGTTGCGCAGCAAACGGCGGATTTCGGCGCGCAGCTTTCTCGCGCGCTCATGGACGGTGGCGTTACCAGCGTGCGCTGTGCCGGCGCGGCGAGGTACATGGATGTGGCGTGGCGACGTGTATTCGACAGCGGCAAGATGGTAGGGCCGCGAGTGTTCGCAAGCGGATACTTTCTGACCACGACCGGCGGGCACTTCCTGACATCCGGCGTAGCGCGCGAGTGCGACGGCCCATACGGCTTCGTCCAGGCCATACGCGAGGCTATCAAAAACGGCGTTGACCACATCAAGCTCAACATGTCCGGCGGCATAATGGGCCCACCCTGGGACTTGCACAAGCATTCGTTTCTGCTGCAGGAAGAACTAGAAGCCGCATTCGCAATATGCCATCTTCGAGAGTTCAATGTGATGGCGCACGCGACCAATCCGGATACCGTGAAGGCTGCGATTCGGCTGGGCGCACACAGCATAGAGCACGGCTACATTCAAGATGACGAGTGCATCGATCTGTTCCAAAGCAGCGGCGTGTGGTATGTGCCAACGCTCGCCATTTCGCATCTGACAAATGAGCAGGCGACTTGCGACATAGAGCGCGAATGGCTTGAACATCGACAGATTGCGCCCGACTTGCAGCGCCGAGCGGACGCCGCCAGCGACGAGCACGCCAAGTGGTTCAAGCGCGCCCTAGACGCTGGCGTAAGAATGGCGCTAGGCTCGGACATCCACCCATTGAGCGAAGCAGCGCTGCTAGAAATGGGCCTTTGGGTGCGAGACGGCGCCACCGAATGGCAGGCAATTCAAGCCGCGACAAAGAACGCGGCAGAACTGTGCGGTGTAGGCGACAAACTCGGCACAATCGAAGCAGGCAAGCTCGCCGATTTGATAGTTGTCGCCGAAAATCCGTTAGACGACATCACCAACGCGCGCAAACTTATGCTGGTGGTCAAGGACGGGCGGGTTGTCTCGGACAAGCGCGGTCTCACGGTGACGTAG
- a CDS encoding transposase produces MNRSGAPRRMLPTEYGKWYSVHRRFAGWNEQGI; encoded by the coding sequence ATGAACAGGTCAGGCGCTCCCCGAAGGATGCTTCCGACAGAATACGGCAAGTGGTACAGCGTGCACAGGCGCTTTGCCGGATGGAACGAGCAAGGAATATGA
- a CDS encoding DinB family protein yields the protein MKLNEFIGQCLEDYRRRVYAAAGPLSEEEMHWRPDAESNCIAFLIWHSARVEDRLINVFARGTDEVWLRDGWSTKTGIPEGDHGVNYTLEQVAAFPAITKEQLQQYFDSVREGTLEYLRGLSDDDFDEVPIDRSPFPENPASVRYFSGRSVGSIMRQLIGEQDQHLGQVSFVRGLKRGFGK from the coding sequence ATGAAACTGAACGAATTCATTGGGCAGTGTTTGGAGGATTATCGCAGGCGCGTGTACGCCGCCGCCGGACCCTTGTCGGAAGAGGAGATGCACTGGCGACCGGACGCGGAATCCAACTGCATAGCGTTCCTCATTTGGCATTCGGCGCGCGTCGAGGACAGACTCATCAACGTGTTCGCGCGAGGCACGGACGAGGTGTGGCTGCGGGATGGCTGGAGCACGAAGACTGGCATCCCTGAAGGCGACCATGGTGTCAATTACACGCTGGAGCAGGTCGCGGCATTCCCGGCAATCACCAAAGAGCAGCTTCAGCAGTATTTCGATTCGGTGCGCGAAGGGACGCTGGAATATCTGCGCGGTTTGAGCGACGACGACTTCGACGAAGTGCCGATTGACAGGTCGCCGTTCCCTGAGAATCCGGCATCGGTGCGGTATTTCAGCGGGCGCAGCGTGGGCAGCATTATGCGCCAGCTAATCGGCGAGCAAGACCAGCATCTCGGGCAGGTGTCGTTCGTGCGCGGCTTGAAGCGCGGCTTCGGCAAATAG
- a CDS encoding thiolase: protein MANSPRELRGKVAIVGASESDRIGVLPDKSALTLHAEAARNALNDAGLTLADVDGLFTAGVTSVQLGEYLGIVPRYSDGTNVGGCSFIMHVEHAMLAIGAGIINVALITHGESGRSRVGMGYGGIAPDSPQGLYEAPYGTYGPTTLFSLPATRHMHEYGTTREQMAEVAVSNRKWAAMHPMAMMKDSITVDDVMNSRPICWPYTLFMCCLVTDAGGALVLTSADRAKSLRKPPVYILGTGEATEHNMVSMMADMTTSQAAKVSGKAAFEMAGVSHADIDVAELYDAFAFTPMLALEDLGFVNPGESGPFMAERRTGPGGDFPMNTNGGGLSYTHSGMYGMFTLIELTRQLRGEASERQVQDAQVGIAHGPGGMFAAASTLIAGTADTL from the coding sequence ATGGCGAACAGCCCCAGAGAGCTGCGTGGCAAAGTCGCTATCGTCGGCGCGAGCGAGTCTGACCGGATTGGCGTGCTGCCCGACAAATCCGCGCTTACGTTGCATGCGGAAGCCGCGCGCAACGCTCTCAACGACGCTGGGTTGACTCTCGCCGATGTTGACGGGCTGTTCACGGCAGGCGTTACCAGCGTACAGCTTGGCGAGTACCTCGGCATCGTGCCGCGATACAGCGACGGCACGAATGTCGGCGGATGTTCGTTCATCATGCATGTAGAGCACGCGATGCTCGCCATCGGAGCGGGCATCATCAATGTCGCGCTGATAACACACGGCGAAAGCGGCAGGTCGCGCGTGGGCATGGGATATGGCGGCATTGCGCCGGACTCGCCGCAAGGTCTGTACGAAGCTCCATATGGCACCTATGGTCCGACCACGCTATTCTCGCTGCCCGCGACACGACACATGCACGAGTACGGCACGACCCGCGAGCAGATGGCGGAAGTCGCCGTGTCCAACCGCAAGTGGGCGGCGATGCACCCGATGGCGATGATGAAAGACTCGATTACCGTTGATGATGTGATGAATTCGCGGCCGATCTGCTGGCCATACACGCTGTTCATGTGCTGCCTAGTTACCGACGCCGGCGGCGCGCTTGTGCTGACGAGCGCAGACAGAGCGAAGTCGCTGCGCAAGCCACCCGTGTACATTCTCGGCACAGGCGAGGCGACAGAGCACAATATGGTCAGCATGATGGCAGATATGACCACATCTCAGGCAGCGAAGGTGTCAGGCAAAGCGGCGTTCGAAATGGCAGGCGTGTCGCACGCGGACATTGATGTCGCGGAACTTTACGACGCATTCGCCTTCACGCCGATGCTCGCGCTGGAAGACCTCGGCTTCGTCAATCCGGGTGAAAGCGGGCCATTCATGGCAGAGCGGCGCACCGGGCCCGGGGGCGATTTCCCGATGAACACCAACGGCGGCGGGCTGTCATACACTCACTCGGGAATGTACGGCATGTTCACGCTCATCGAGCTGACACGCCAACTCCGCGGCGAAGCCAGCGAACGACAAGTGCAGGACGCGCAAGTCGGCATAGCGCACGGGCCAGGCGGCATGTTCGCGGCGGCAAGCACTCTCATCGCGGGAACTGCGGATACGCTGTAA
- a CDS encoding cupin domain-containing protein — protein sequence MDKQFEATCTVIHSDSLEVEVASGSMTRLAGVSKALAGTEGIHLAIATIPPGCASSPHYHVNCESAIYVVSGNGRFLTGKNLETTLDIAKGDFIYVPPDSVHQPVNDSVSETMELIVARNAPVEVVVEFDPATGKPVN from the coding sequence ATGGATAAACAATTCGAAGCAACTTGCACAGTCATTCATTCTGACAGCCTTGAAGTCGAGGTGGCGTCGGGCAGCATGACTCGATTGGCGGGAGTGTCTAAAGCGCTCGCCGGTACTGAAGGCATTCACCTTGCGATTGCGACGATACCGCCGGGGTGCGCTTCTAGTCCGCATTACCATGTGAACTGCGAGTCCGCGATCTATGTCGTTAGCGGAAATGGGCGTTTCCTGACGGGCAAGAATCTGGAGACGACGCTGGACATCGCAAAAGGCGACTTCATATATGTGCCGCCGGATTCGGTGCACCAGCCGGTCAACGACAGCGTGTCCGAGACAATGGAGCTGATTGTAGCGCGCAACGCACCGGTTGAAGTTGTTGTTGAGTTCGACCCAGCGACGGGCAAACCAGTCAATTAG
- a CDS encoding Zn-ribbon domain-containing OB-fold protein, with protein sequence MTVSRAPLPQPTPESQPFFDALKQRRLLIQRCTDCGNAYYYPRPFCPACLSSAVEWEQASGKGTLYSFVINHRAAPGFVAPYIIAVVELDEGPRMMSNLVDVEPDPDMVRCEMPVEIVFDEVDDDFTLPRFRPIDS encoded by the coding sequence ATGACCGTCAGCCGCGCTCCACTGCCCCAACCTACGCCTGAAAGCCAGCCGTTCTTCGACGCGTTGAAGCAGCGCCGCCTGCTCATACAGCGATGTACGGACTGCGGCAACGCCTACTACTACCCGCGCCCGTTCTGCCCGGCGTGCCTGTCTAGCGCAGTCGAATGGGAGCAAGCGAGCGGCAAGGGCACGCTGTACTCGTTTGTCATCAACCATCGCGCCGCGCCCGGCTTCGTCGCACCGTACATCATTGCCGTCGTGGAACTCGATGAAGGACCGCGTATGATGTCGAATCTCGTCGATGTTGAGCCTGACCCGGATATGGTGCGCTGCGAAATGCCGGTCGAGATTGTATTCGACGAGGTAGATGACGACTTCACGCTGCCACGCTTTCGTCCCATCGATAGCTGA
- a CDS encoding squalene/phytoene synthase family protein, with the protein MNVDAQDNDGNATASLPNSRRRYILTTLLKGVSRAFYLTIRVLPAGMREPVAVAYVLARAADTIADTPTLSHAQRLAHLREFRKIMQGQASTAGLSDSLAEIQPTDGERELLQALPEVLSLLDALAADDAQLVRSVVLTLTRGMCFDLTTFSRIDDDTPVALKSTAQLDEYCYLVAGCVGEFFTDTAVAHTPALAHWDAHEMRTLGVCFGKALQMTNILRDMPRDLRNGRCYIPKSALAHTGLTPVELLDPAHGLSARPALVWGIHTTLDHFDAAERYIIAIPRRNLRLRLAALWPVLIGLQTLAALAECDNWLNPQTRVKVSRRAVYGTIALSLLCGRSNRLLRVWFRRIRARVERKIGA; encoded by the coding sequence ATGAATGTTGATGCGCAGGACAATGATGGCAATGCGACGGCATCGCTGCCCAACTCTCGACGCCGGTATATCCTCACAACTCTGCTGAAAGGCGTGTCGCGAGCGTTCTACCTGACCATTCGCGTACTGCCTGCCGGCATGCGCGAGCCGGTCGCGGTAGCATACGTGCTTGCCCGCGCCGCGGACACGATCGCGGATACGCCTACGCTTTCGCATGCACAGCGGTTGGCGCACTTGCGCGAGTTCAGGAAGATTATGCAAGGGCAAGCCTCAACTGCGGGGCTGTCCGACTCGCTTGCTGAGATTCAGCCGACTGACGGAGAGCGCGAACTGCTGCAAGCGCTGCCCGAAGTCTTGTCGCTGCTGGACGCGCTGGCGGCGGACGATGCTCAACTCGTGCGATCCGTTGTGCTGACGCTAACTCGTGGGATGTGCTTTGACTTGACGACATTCAGCCGCATTGATGATGACACGCCCGTCGCGCTGAAATCGACTGCGCAGCTTGACGAATACTGCTACCTCGTCGCCGGCTGCGTGGGCGAGTTCTTCACAGACACGGCAGTCGCACACACGCCGGCGCTGGCGCATTGGGACGCGCATGAGATGCGGACGCTTGGTGTGTGTTTCGGCAAGGCGCTGCAAATGACGAACATACTACGAGACATGCCTCGCGACCTGCGAAATGGGCGATGCTATATTCCGAAATCCGCATTGGCTCACACCGGACTGACGCCGGTTGAATTGCTGGATCCTGCGCACGGATTAAGTGCGCGTCCTGCGCTTGTCTGGGGCATACACACGACTCTCGACCACTTTGATGCGGCGGAGCGATATATCATTGCCATACCTCGCCGGAATTTGCGGCTCAGACTTGCCGCGTTATGGCCCGTGCTCATCGGGCTGCAAACGCTTGCCGCGCTTGCCGAATGCGACAACTGGTTGAATCCGCAGACGCGCGTCAAAGTATCGCGCCGCGCCGTGTATGGTACAATCGCGCTGTCCCTGCTGTGCGGGCGGTCTAACAGGCTGTTGCGGGTATGGTTCAGGCGCATTAGGGCGCGTGTGGAGCGGAAGATTGGGGCGTAA
- the xth gene encoding exodeoxyribonuclease III, protein MATVRMLSWNVNGIRAALKKGFLEWMAEVEPEVLCIQETKAHPDQLPASLKEVEGYRAYFASAERKGYSGVAIYTKREPTSVKVGFGVDEFDSEGRTLVADYGDFLLYSVYFPNGKRSKDRLDYKMRFYDAFLEHIDGQTASGRNVVICGDVNTAHRAIDLARPKQNEKKSGFLEIEREWIDKLLDHGHMDTFRMFNNEPGNYTYWDMITRARDRNVGWRIDYFYVSSALADKVTGAFILPEVMGSDHCPVGIDIEVSG, encoded by the coding sequence ATGGCGACCGTTAGAATGCTCTCATGGAACGTGAACGGCATTCGCGCCGCCCTCAAAAAGGGCTTTCTGGAGTGGATGGCAGAGGTGGAACCGGAAGTGCTATGCATCCAGGAGACCAAGGCCCACCCGGACCAGCTACCGGCCTCGCTGAAGGAGGTTGAGGGGTATCGGGCATACTTCGCCTCGGCGGAGCGCAAGGGCTACAGCGGCGTGGCCATCTACACAAAGCGGGAGCCGACGTCGGTGAAGGTGGGATTCGGCGTCGACGAATTCGACAGCGAGGGGCGGACTCTCGTCGCCGACTACGGGGACTTCCTGCTATACTCGGTGTATTTCCCGAACGGCAAGAGATCTAAGGATCGGCTGGACTACAAGATGCGCTTCTACGACGCTTTCCTGGAGCACATCGATGGGCAGACTGCATCGGGGCGCAACGTGGTCATCTGCGGCGACGTGAACACGGCGCACAGGGCCATCGACTTGGCGCGGCCCAAGCAGAATGAGAAGAAGTCCGGGTTCCTGGAGATCGAGCGGGAGTGGATCGACAAGCTGCTGGACCACGGGCACATGGACACCTTCCGCATGTTCAACAATGAGCCGGGCAACTACACATACTGGGACATGATCACCCGCGCCCGGGACCGCAACGTGGGTTGGCGCATCGACTACTTCTATGTGAGCAGCGCGCTGGCGGATAAGGTGACGGGCGCCTTCATCCTGCCGGAGGTCATGGGGAGCGACCACTGCCCGGTGGGCATAGACATTGAGGTGAGTGGCTAG
- a CDS encoding NADP-dependent oxidoreductase produces MAEGTNRKITLKSRPDGYPEPADFEMIEEPIPQPREGEVLIRSIWLSLDPYMRGRMRDAASYAPSVQLGDVMVGGAVGRIVESRTPAFSVGEIVEGRLGWQEYAVSDGRDLRRVDPALGPLSTSLGILGMPGMTAYFGFLDVCDPRPGDTVVVSAASGAVGQVVGQIAKIMGCYVVGTAGTQDKIDYIVNELGFDAGINYKTENVVDALAAACPLGIDIYFDNVGGPVTDAVMENLADFARISVCGQISQYNLAEPEMGPRNTRNLTTHQARMEGFLVFQFANRHEEGRRRIAGWIREGKMKYKEDVVEGIENAPTAFIGMLRGENFGKMLIRVSDE; encoded by the coding sequence TTGGCAGAAGGAACGAATAGAAAAATCACGCTGAAATCTCGACCGGACGGTTACCCGGAACCGGCAGATTTCGAGATGATTGAAGAGCCGATCCCGCAGCCTCGCGAGGGCGAGGTACTCATTCGGTCAATCTGGCTTTCGCTCGATCCGTATATGCGCGGACGAATGCGCGATGCGGCGTCCTATGCGCCGTCTGTGCAGCTCGGCGACGTGATGGTCGGCGGTGCGGTCGGGCGCATCGTCGAGTCGCGCACACCGGCGTTCAGCGTGGGCGAAATCGTGGAGGGTAGGCTTGGCTGGCAGGAATACGCCGTATCGGACGGGCGCGACCTGCGCCGGGTGGATCCCGCTCTGGGGCCGCTGTCAACATCGCTCGGAATACTCGGCATGCCTGGGATGACCGCGTACTTCGGTTTCTTGGATGTGTGCGACCCTAGGCCGGGTGATACGGTCGTGGTGTCTGCGGCGTCGGGCGCGGTCGGGCAGGTCGTGGGGCAGATAGCGAAGATAATGGGATGCTATGTTGTGGGAACGGCAGGCACGCAGGACAAGATTGACTACATCGTGAACGAACTTGGCTTCGATGCGGGCATAAACTACAAGACTGAAAATGTTGTCGATGCGCTAGCGGCTGCCTGTCCGCTGGGCATAGACATCTACTTTGACAATGTTGGCGGTCCCGTTACCGATGCCGTGATGGAAAACCTAGCCGACTTCGCGCGCATATCCGTCTGCGGGCAGATTTCGCAGTACAACCTTGCCGAGCCTGAGATGGGCCCGCGAAACACGCGCAACCTGACGACGCATCAGGCGCGCATGGAAGGCTTTCTCGTCTTCCAATTCGCCAATCGTCACGAAGAGGGCAGACGGCGTATTGCCGGCTGGATTAGGGAAGGCAAGATGAAGTACAAGGAGGATGTGGTCGAGGGCATCGAAAACGCGCCGACGGCGTTCATCGGCATGCTGCGCGGCGAGAACTTTGGCAAGATGCTCATAAGGGTCTCCGACGAATAA
- a CDS encoding phosphotransferase, whose translation MQYHVVVARPEDGSILALPSSGGWCVPVFTPQTTDPRIVEHVNAEMRRQLGFEIWTLKCAARGEYNGEDWRIFMAIVREPAVAAQQNAMWIGQCEASSLKFAIPAINDAVAAWFAGIDSPSELRAPWEAMGWHDSACDWIHAELAARGIDVYAPIAQQRAWGISCTMLARTDAGDFYFKATPPFMAHEGRIMQAIGERCPQLLPAPIAADAERGWLLMPDYGSDMLHECADIARWEEALRVFAQTQVEQAAHVREWLALGCPDRRLGRMVELIDPLIDSCSRMLAGGANGLTQEEVQALRSLSMPLKMMCARLAQLGVPHTLVHGDIGGNILMQEDGYTFFDWTDVCISHPFFDMATVSSTYFDVLVLDKIEDADSRLRDAYLEPWTAYEPMERLIEAFEASKPLGALHQAMSYVWIITNIAPDARPEPEGGLLHWTRNLLRLCGRAQ comes from the coding sequence ATGCAATACCATGTCGTAGTCGCTCGCCCGGAGGACGGCAGCATATTGGCGCTGCCATCTTCCGGCGGCTGGTGTGTTCCTGTATTCACGCCGCAGACTACCGACCCTCGAATCGTGGAGCATGTCAATGCCGAAATGCGCCGACAGCTGGGCTTCGAGATATGGACACTCAAGTGCGCGGCGCGCGGCGAATATAATGGTGAAGATTGGCGGATCTTCATGGCGATTGTGCGAGAGCCCGCCGTGGCAGCGCAACAAAATGCGATGTGGATCGGGCAGTGCGAAGCGTCCTCATTGAAGTTTGCCATTCCTGCAATCAATGACGCGGTCGCCGCGTGGTTCGCCGGCATTGACAGTCCTTCTGAATTGCGCGCGCCTTGGGAGGCGATGGGCTGGCATGACTCCGCATGCGACTGGATTCACGCCGAACTCGCCGCGCGTGGCATTGACGTGTATGCGCCGATAGCCCAGCAGCGAGCGTGGGGAATTTCATGCACCATGCTCGCTAGGACGGACGCGGGCGATTTCTATTTCAAGGCGACTCCGCCGTTCATGGCGCACGAAGGGCGCATTATGCAGGCGATTGGCGAACGCTGCCCGCAGCTGCTGCCTGCGCCGATTGCCGCCGACGCCGAGCGCGGCTGGCTGCTTATGCCCGACTACGGCAGCGATATGCTGCACGAATGCGCTGACATCGCGCGCTGGGAAGAGGCATTGCGAGTGTTCGCGCAGACGCAGGTGGAGCAGGCGGCGCATGTGCGAGAATGGCTTGCGCTTGGCTGTCCTGACAGGCGACTTGGGCGCATGGTTGAGTTGATTGATCCACTGATTGACTCTTGTTCGCGCATGCTGGCGGGCGGCGCAAACGGTTTGACACAAGAGGAAGTCCAAGCGTTACGCTCGCTGTCCATGCCGCTCAAGATGATGTGCGCTCGGCTGGCGCAGCTTGGTGTTCCCCACACCCTTGTTCACGGCGACATCGGCGGCAACATTCTGATGCAGGAAGACGGCTACACCTTCTTTGACTGGACCGATGTGTGCATATCGCATCCGTTCTTCGATATGGCGACGGTTTCCAGCACCTATTTCGACGTCCTGGTTCTCGACAAGATTGAGGATGCGGATAGCCGATTACGTGATGCTTACCTAGAACCGTGGACGGCGTACGAGCCGATGGAACGGCTGATAGAGGCTTTCGAGGCGTCTAAGCCGTTGGGCGCGCTGCACCAAGCCATGAGTTACGTGTGGATAATCACGAATATCGCCCCCGACGCGCGCCCGGAGCCAGAGGGCGGATTGCTGCACTGGACACGCAACCTGCTACGGCTGTGCGGCAGGGCGCAGTGA
- a CDS encoding cupin domain-containing protein, which translates to MPILNREDSEELSPGVERYALVDGDKGSESTSVGDVLVGVDGVVPTHIHPTEEAMVILQGEMDAILGDDVITVTEGQTVLAPPGVRHGFVNRSGAPARVLAIFPTANMERTLVD; encoded by the coding sequence ATGCCCATTCTGAACAGGGAAGATTCTGAAGAGCTAAGCCCCGGCGTCGAGCGATATGCACTGGTGGACGGCGACAAAGGCTCGGAATCCACAAGCGTGGGCGATGTACTCGTTGGCGTGGACGGCGTGGTGCCGACGCACATTCACCCGACCGAAGAAGCGATGGTCATCTTGCAAGGCGAGATGGATGCGATTCTCGGCGACGATGTGATAACCGTGACCGAAGGACAGACGGTATTAGCGCCGCCGGGCGTTCGGCACGGCTTCGTGAACCGCTCCGGCGCACCGGCCAGGGTGCTCGCAATCTTCCCGACGGCGAACATGGAACGCACTCTGGTGGACTAG
- a CDS encoding thiamine pyrophosphate-requiring protein, translating into MRTIDAIAQILKKEGIEYLSAFPTTPIIEAAADAGIRPIICRQERVGVGIGDGYSRVTNGNPAGVFAMQYGPGAENAYAGVATAFSDAVPMLLLPLGHPRERDGIYPHYSSLRSYASVTKQVEQINVPERIVETMRRSFAALKRGRPGPVMVEVPADVATAEVPDNIVAGYSPVKPAVAAGNPTDIQAAARALLNAENPVIHAGQGVMYAGATDELVEFAELTQIPVMTTMAGKSAFPEKHPLALGSGSGVMNRACYQFVSRADVVFGIGTSFTQHGMTMSVPAGKTLIHATNDPIDIDKNYSIDHPILGDAKLVLRQFIDACKDILGGGRRGDGSVAEEIASVRQEWLDEWMPTLTSNQNPITPYRVIWEFMQNVNSDDAIVTHDSGSPRDQIMPFYQAGGPRTYLGWGKSHGLGTGLGLNIGAKLAAPDKFVVNFMGDAAFGMVGLDFETAVRSNIPILTVVFNNSTMAIETDAMELSHNLYGTRDLGGSYANLGRDMGGWSERVVDPAEVAPAILRAKAATDNGEAALLEFITNEERAFSHRRPF; encoded by the coding sequence ATGCGAACTATCGACGCAATCGCACAGATTCTGAAGAAAGAAGGTATCGAGTACCTGAGTGCGTTTCCCACGACGCCCATCATCGAGGCGGCGGCGGATGCCGGCATTCGCCCTATAATCTGCCGACAGGAGCGTGTTGGCGTGGGTATCGGCGACGGTTACTCGCGCGTTACGAACGGCAACCCGGCGGGTGTGTTCGCGATGCAGTATGGTCCCGGCGCAGAGAATGCCTACGCAGGCGTTGCCACCGCATTCTCGGATGCCGTGCCGATGCTGCTGCTGCCGCTCGGTCATCCGCGGGAGCGCGACGGCATCTACCCGCACTACAGCTCGCTGCGCAGTTACGCCTCAGTAACCAAGCAGGTTGAACAGATAAACGTGCCGGAGCGCATTGTTGAGACAATGCGCCGCTCGTTCGCCGCGCTCAAGCGTGGGCGGCCCGGCCCCGTGATGGTGGAAGTGCCCGCAGATGTCGCAACCGCCGAAGTGCCGGATAACATCGTGGCCGGATATAGCCCGGTCAAGCCTGCCGTTGCCGCCGGTAATCCTACGGACATCCAGGCGGCGGCGCGCGCGCTTCTAAATGCCGAGAACCCTGTCATCCACGCAGGGCAGGGCGTGATGTACGCCGGCGCCACGGACGAACTCGTCGAATTCGCCGAGCTTACGCAGATCCCCGTGATGACCACGATGGCGGGCAAGAGCGCATTTCCGGAGAAGCATCCGCTCGCACTTGGCAGCGGCTCCGGCGTGATGAATCGCGCGTGTTACCAGTTCGTAAGCCGCGCGGATGTCGTCTTCGGCATCGGCACCAGCTTCACACAGCACGGCATGACGATGAGCGTGCCGGCCGGCAAGACGCTTATCCACGCCACGAACGACCCGATTGACATCGACAAGAACTATTCCATCGACCATCCGATCCTCGGCGACGCCAAACTTGTGCTGCGGCAGTTTATCGACGCGTGCAAAGACATCCTGGGTGGCGGTCGGCGCGGCGACGGTTCTGTTGCGGAAGAGATCGCGTCCGTGCGCCAAGAGTGGCTTGACGAATGGATGCCCACGCTGACATCGAACCAGAATCCGATAACACCGTACCGCGTTATCTGGGAATTCATGCAGAATGTCAACTCCGACGACGCTATCGTAACGCACGATTCCGGTAGCCCGCGCGACCAGATTATGCCGTTCTATCAGGCGGGTGGGCCGCGCACTTATCTTGGCTGGGGCAAATCGCATGGTCTTGGCACCGGACTTGGGCTGAACATCGGCGCGAAATTAGCGGCGCCCGACAAGTTCGTGGTGAACTTCATGGGAGACGCTGCGTTCGGCATGGTCGGGTTGGACTTCGAGACCGCCGTTCGCAGCAACATACCCATCCTGACAGTAGTATTCAACAACTCAACGATGGCGATTGAGACCGACGCAATGGAACTCTCCCACAATCTCTACGGCACGCGCGACCTCGGCGGCAGTTACGCGAATCTAGGACGCGACATGGGCGGCTGGTCGGAGCGTGTGGTAGATCCGGCGGAAGTCGCACCGGCGATTTTGCGAGCGAAAGCGGCAACCGATAACGGTGAAGCGGCTCTGTTGGAGTTCATCACGAACGAAGAGCGCGCCTTCTCGCACCGCCGACCGTTCTAG
- a CDS encoding transposase, with translation MSVDGLNNPLRFTLTGGHAHDITQAYGLIDRIKSKYVINERGYDSLKFLERIV, from the coding sequence GTGAGTGTTGATGGCTTGAACAATCCGCTGAGATTCACGCTCACGGGAGGACACGCACACGACATCACCCAAGCCTACGGTCTGATAGACCGTATCAAGAGCAAGTATGTGATAAATGAGCGTGGATATGACTCACTGAAGTTTCTTGAACGAATCGTTTAG